Genomic segment of Brachyhypopomus gauderio isolate BG-103 chromosome 10, BGAUD_0.2, whole genome shotgun sequence:
cagcagcggcggcaagcagcaatcttcagaacagaacattcttttcgataacagatatgaagctctcgcctcaactgaagtagcagaaactgagcagtctcatcacaacatactgcctccctctccaggacatcaagcacaccccaatcagcatcagagatccaACTCCAGTCGGGCTGCTAAGCATGCAAATCACTCTGGCCATTTGcagaccaaccaccaggctgccaactgtgttagccagcagcatgctaacaagcatgctaagagtcGTCCCAACCACCAGCTTGCAATTCGTGCCAATCGACAGCTATCTAATAAGCATGCTAATAGAgttagccatcgggatgctaaccatgttggccatcggagTGGTAACCATgctagccatcgggatgctaaccatgttagccgccgaggcattaacggtgaaaggagacgaggaacaccgccacagcccaaaacgctgctaattggggactcagtcatcagagatgtatggagcaacagtatgATTCCACAGatattgcatgaccatccagctacggaaagactgattgtacatgtcggctctagcgatgtttacaaacaacagtctgagattctgaaacaggattttaaccatctgctcgacattctggagttttcccggtgtgaagtgttcatttctggaccaataacaactgcacgtcgaggcagtggtcactttaccagactgctggctctaaacagctggctcactacagcctgtgctcatcggaaggtaaacttcattgacaatttcaacatcttttggaggcgtcctgagctttttaaacatgggcccgtatttatcaaacttcttagagtggaattttggacttaagtgctgaaaaattcttagatttgctcctactcacagagttaagtgttatcaaaactctcaagtataagaatcactcttactctcccgaaaagttaagactgctccagaggactcataagtgacttggcttgatagcaatggagcaatagtgctaaatgaagcttcgcctcctgaccttaactattttaatgtctccggagtaaataagagaggtggtggtgttgttaccataaagcattccgctgtaagcagatctcattaggggaacattctatgtttgaatatctggcagtacagctcaacagtacttattcagttcttttgattgttatctatcatcctcccagactacatgcagattttcttgaagattttgaagaaatgctttcaaggattttaattgattttgattatgttttaattgctggggattttaatattcacatggatatacccacaaatccaatcacttcagaattcacgaggatgcttaactctttcgatctcatacagcatgtatcaggcccaactcataagcatggacgtatagaggttaataatactgaagttactgatgttgcaatctctgacaattttggtgtatttttcaatatgtcattatctactagaacactcagtgaaaagcgtacaataaccaagcgttatcttagtgctggcagtgccgtggccttcacagacatgatacagtccctccctcccctctcagaaaatgggaatgagctagttgaaacattcacacacagagttaggaactgtattgatgctgtggcaccaaaggtaactaaaataatctctggtaaaattaagatgccctggagaaacactccatctattgtaaaatttaggcaagattgtaggcaggctgagagacgttggcaaaagtcaaaattgcaagtacattttgatatttataaaacaacattgcagaattacaacagtgaagtgaaatcagcaaggaaaatctacttctctaccttaatcaattcatccaataataactcatctgccttgttcagaagtatagatcagctagtaaaccccacctcctgtgtcttccctgaaactgtttcagttgaaaaatgtgatgagtttggaatatttttagggacaagattactagtataaggcagaacatagcaataagcactaatagacgatcaacccttatatcagttacttagcctaactttaatatgtcttatttccaagaagtcaacatggtaacactacttgatgtgatttcatcactaaaatcctctacttgtgaactggactcTTTAcaaacatgctttttcaagcagatTCTGAACTTATTAGTTAATGAGTTCTAaagattgttaatcagtctctgcaactgggagaattccctaatattcttaaaactgctCTGGTTAAACCAATATTAAAGAACataaatcttgatcccacagtTCTCAATAactatcgacctatatctaacctttcctttcttagaaaaatcattgaaaaagttgtgtcaatccagcTGAATGATTATTTCAAAGTAAATCAGATAAATTGGGGGCTTGGCGGTTTTATTCAGGGACAGCTTTGAAATGACTGTGTGCAACCCGCAGGATGTTTCCTCTTTTGAGGTTTTGGTTCTTAAAGCTCCTGGGTGTGTATTTGTTATGGTTTACCGCCCCCCGAAGAGTTctctgactgattttatgtctgaATTTGGGGCAATCTTGGCGTTCGCCAGTTCTCTTCCCCCCTCTATCATTGTTCTCGGTGATGTTAACATCCACCTTGACTCTGTCTCTTCTGCATCTTCAGAATTCATGTCATTGATCAGCTGATCAGACATCAGACTTTCCGACTCACAAGCAGGGTCATATTCTGGACATAATCTGCTCTACGGGTGGGAGTATTTCTAATTTAACTGGTCATTGTGTTGGTGTGTCTGACCACATACTAATCAATGCCTCCTTCTCTCGACCTGTTCCCAAACCAAGTTCAAAAACTGTACTTACCTATCGTAATGTTAAGGCtattgattctctctctctctgtctgcttctCTGGAAACATTCAATTTTGCCCATCTCAACTCCATGCAATCCATTGATGATGCTGTATCCTTCTATGATCGTTCTCTACGTGCTTGTCTTGACACCTTGGCACCGATGAAAACTAGGTCTGTGCCTTCTACTCATAGATCGCCTTGGTTTACTCCTGCTCTTCATATTATGAAAACAGCTGGTAGACGTCTTGAACGTCTTTTAAAAAAATCTAGGCTGCAGGTTCACTACCTAGCTTACACTGATCATCTAGTCTCATATAAAGAGGCCCTAAATAATGCTCGTGCTTCATATTATACTGACGTATTCAGAGCCGTTGGTCTGAATCCCAAGCTTCTGTTTTCAGTGGTAAATAAGCTCCTGCGCCCCCCACTAATACCAAATACTACCTCAACTGATCTATGTAATGCCTTTCTGAAATTCTATGGTGACAAGGTGTCAACCATCTACCAAGAACTGTCAAATACCCCTTTGGACTGCCATGGGCCTATCACTTTCTCTCCATCTGCCACTTTTTTTCTCAAATTTCTCTCTGACTGACTCATCTTCTTTTCTCAATATCACAGTTAACTCTAAGACTTCATCCTCTCGGCTAGACCCTATTCCTACTCATCTTCTTCAACGTTGTGCTTCGATCCTTTCTGAACCAATATACCACTTGGTTAATCTGTCTCTCACTTCTGTCCCTGTGTCTTTGAAAACAGCAGCTGTTACACCTATTATCAAGAAGCCTGACTTAGACACAACTATCCTGAGCAATTACAGGCCGATTTCAAATCTCCCATTCATTACTAAAGTTCTAGAAAAGGTTGTTGCTTCCCAGCTGCTTGAGCTCTTGAACTGTAATGAATTATTTGAAAaatttcaatctggttttcGTAAGCACCACAGCACTGAGACTGCTCTTCTCTGTGTCTtaaatgacctcctcctctctgctgatATAGGCTGTGTCTCTGTTCTGCTGCTTCTTGACTTTCACTGACTAGGCTCTCTGAGATTGGTCTATCTGGAACCGTGCTATCTTGGTTTCACTCATATCTGACTGGCAGGCTTCAGTTTATTTCAATGGGGAACCACACGTCTGACACAGTACCTATTAAGCATGGTGCCCCTCAGGGTTCCGTCCTTGGCCCCCTCCTTTTTATAATTTATATTCTCCCCCTTGGTTATATTTTTCGTAGTCATAAGTTAAATTTTCTTTCATTAAATGCACACAAAACTGAGTTTATAATCATTGGATCCAAGTCCATGGTTAACTCGTTCAAAACTCCTGCTCTCACGGTAAATGACATTCCAATTTCTCCATCAGTCACTGTCCGAAACCTAGGTGTTCTCTTTGACTCTTATTTGTCATTAGAACCATACATCAAGTCCCTGTCTAGGTCGGCATTCTTCCACCTTCGTAATATTTCTCGTATTCGCCCTCTATTACCCACCAATGCTGCCGAATCGCTGATACATGCTTTTGTCACCTCCCGCCTAGACTACTGTAATTCACTGCTATATGGACTCCCTGCTAAGTCACTTAGACTTCTACAAATAGTGCAGAATTCTGCAGCTCGGACTCTCACCTACACTAGAAAATCTGAGCACATTACTCCTGTTCTTGAGACTTCACTGGCTGCCCAttacctcacacatacactataaAGTTTTACTCCTTAcattcaaggcacttcatggcCTGGCTCCTAAATATCTACTCGACCTCCTAAAACCCTATAAGCCTTCTCGTAACCTCAGGTCTTCGGAAGCAGGTCTTTTGGTGGTTCCCAGGTTCAGGCTCAGCTCTATGGGTGGTCGGTCCTTCAGTGTCGCAGCCCCATTGCTCTGGaactctcccccccctctcttcgctctacttcttctctctctcagtttaaAACTTTATTGAAAACTCATCTCTTTTCCCTTCATTTTTCCCCTGCACCTTCTTCGGGCTCTGTGTAATTTTTGCTGTTTAATTTTGCTTATatttgtaaagcgaccttgggacttgtaaaggcgctatataagtttaacttattattattattattaaattacacttttcagtctggtttcagagttctccacagcactgaaacagcactagttaaggtagtaaatgacctgagattgaataaggatgcaggcaaactctcagtcctttttctgctacactgtaaaaaatttacccgtaatattacagtaaaatactggcagcagggtttccagctatttactgtaatttttacagcttctgtactgtattttaaattacagtttcttactgttgtatgaaaatacattaaaataccgTGCATTTCTGTAAATACGGTAAAATACTGGCAGCTGTGTTTCCAGCTCTATACTGTAATTTTTACAgcttctgtactgtattttaaattacagtttcttactgttgtataaaatacattaaaataccatgaatttcagtaaatacagtaaaatactggcagcagggtttccagctctttactgtaattttacagtttCTATACTATATTCTGAATTACAGATTTTTACCATTGTATTAACATACCATGAAATTGACTGTCATTTTAGTGTCTGTATACTGTAttctgaataaataaaaattttccCCATGACAGCTGTCCAATTTAAGTAAGTAATCTGTGAAATTACTTCACTGACATACAAATTAGATTtctaaaaaataaactaaactgACCAAAAATAAGTCCAGCATAAAAATGTTCaagtatattatttattaaacaaaatgataacAATCACAACCTCAGAACAAATTCTGTGAATTCAAACTCAATTCAGTGAATTGTCTGAATAATCTGGCAATCGATCCCGTCTCATTTtcaaactcaaaaaaaaaaaaaaaaaacaatgattaAAGGACTTATTTTTCTGGGAGAGGCCAGTAAAATTAAACTAAAATGTTCctttaaaaaattaaatgtgctaataataaaataaatttaaaaacaaaacaaaataaaattaaacagCCCAAAACTGGTAAAATTTCCTCTATCTGCACACACTACTAGTGAATGCATTAGTGCGAGTGTGAAAAATTGCTTGCCTAAATGAAGTCCCACTGAAAGTCCATGAGATTCTTTAGGAGTGTGGAGACACGAGGATTTACTGTGAGAGATTTCTTGTTCACAAGTCTACCGGTCCTCTTTGAGACCACCTTGCCCCGGCTAGTCTTTGAACCCCTCTCTGGATTTATCCCAACAAAGCGCCTGGAGAGACAAcagtataaaaataataattggtTGGTGACTTTCAGAATGATTTGGGAAATGAAGCACGCACAAATACAGATATAAGACACAAAATGTCTTACCTCTGAATGAACTCCAAAGTACAAGATGCCTCCTCCTGGTACTGCAAGTTGAACACGTAGTACATTGCAAACAAAGTTGCAAGCCCAGTCAAGAATGCAGGTAGGATGCCCTCACAAATGACATGACCCTCAAGACTAATCATCCAGCCTTGAATGACCTGGTCTGTTCCttgcataaaaaaaacattgttttaacTAACAATGACACATGTTATTAAAGCAAAGCAAAGCACCAGCACTCCTTGTGGATTTAGCCTGCTAaacagtgagtatgtgtgtgtgtgtgttggagtgtgagtTAGGGGTTACACAAAATAGTCAACTAGTTGATTTTACTGCTACTGGTCATGAGAATATGACACTAACAAAAAAGAAAGTCTTGAGAAGCGTGGTGTTTTCAGGGTCATACCTCCGGTTTGCTGAAGGTTAATGCAATCCAGGGCTCGTTGGAAAAGGGCATGCCATGCTCTACTTGACTAGTCTGGCTTCATTGTGAATTTTTTAGGTTGGAGTTTAAAAGTCAGTTAGggtaagtgagtgtgtgagagtgagtgagtgaaggtgAGAGTTAGTTAAGTGGATGAGTATGCGTGAGACTGAATATGagtgagaatgagtgtgtgtgagtgcaagtGAGAGTAAGTTAAGTGAGAGATTGTGACTCTGAGTGAGTCTGACTGTGCAAAAGTTACTTGACGAAGTATTTTgcattaaaaatataatttttctcCAATTACTTAATTTGACTAAAGTATTGATAACATTGCTTTGCTGAATAAAAGTAATATGCAAAAGTCATACACAGATATACATACCAAGAAGTATCAGACGAGGACTTGCAGGGAGTGTTAGAGTCCTCTCAACATCTGCTGCAGTGGCACTGGTctgaagaaaatgaaaagattCATATCCTAAGTATAACACCGAGATTAAACACAAATtctaacaaaagaaaacaaaaagtaaACTCACATCTGCATGAAAAATGAGCCCACTGGTATTCTCTTGAAAGTGTGTCATAAGTAGCTGTACAACACGGATTGGTTCCTCGACATCTTCAGTTTTCGAGAGGACAGCTTTTACATTTGCATCTTTAGATTTTGATTTAAAGTATTCTGTAATCGGTCCTCCACATTCTGCCATGGAAATCTCCAAAGCTCGCAACACATTAATCTCAGTGAGCATCTGAAAATGGCAGAAGATTGACTTCTGATTAAAGAGGTAAGGCCACTGGCTTCTCAAGTCTTGGACtgaaggtggtggtgctgtatttAGATGCTGACGCAGAAGACAGAATGTAGTCTCCATTAGATTTTTTACTTCAGATTTCTCTACTCCACCCATTCCCTCCTGACTATAAATCTCCTGTAATCTTTGACGTTTTGCCTCCACTGTTTCCTCTGTTTCTTCAGGCGGGAATTGAGGCTGAAATCTCACACAACCATAAGTGTCAGTCGGCCTcatcttacctccagtgtttgaTGCTGAGGCTCTATGGCGTATGTTACTCTCATGGTTCAGATTCTCAATACGTGTCTTGACTTGTATAAGCAGTGATGTATAACCTCCAGCCATTACTGAACCATCAGGAAACATGTCTGCAAAACTATTAGGATACTGCCTAATAATGTTTCTACAGACAGTGAGACACTGTGCTCGTGTAGGGCACAACTCAAACTTGCGCATCTCACTTACAAGAATTCTGACCATCTGACAGCGTTCTGGAGGTTTAGGTCTCTTACCAGAGGAAATTGCTGTTTGTATTTCTGGCGGCATTTTCTCCCATGGGACTTGAAATCTTTCAGGCCATGTCTTTGCAATGTGTAATGGTCTGGTATTTGGGCTTCTGCTGTCTGTTTCTGAAGACAGTGATGTGGAGGGTGAGCTTGACTCTTCATATCCATGCGAAAGAAAAGAATCTGAATGCAGTGATGGATTAGAACATGCTGTTGGGCTGGAGAGTGGTGAATGGCTTGATATTACTTCCATATTCAAAGTGAGGGTCTCTGCCTCTGAAAggcaacaaaataaataaaggtagaagtttaatttacatttaattaaaattttCTTTACTACAAATATGTCATTAGATAAACAATAAGCAAAAAGACATAAATTATGTGGTTGTCAATCGTGGTTGAAGTAGTTTTTATAGTATTTAATAGTTAAAAGTATTTTT
This window contains:
- the LOC143525411 gene encoding uncharacterized protein LOC143525411, which encodes MDMKSQAHPPHHCLQKQTAEAQIPDHYTLQRHGLKDFKSHGRKCRQKYKQQFPLMLTEINVLRALEISMAECGGPITEYFKSKSKDANVKAVLSKTEDVEEPIRVVQLLMTHFQENTSGLIFHADTSATAADVERTLTLPASPRLILLGTDQVIQGWMISLEGHVICEGILPAFLTGLATLFAMYYVFNLQYQEEASCTLEFIQRRFVGINPERGSKTSRGKVVSKRTGRLVNKKSLTVNPRVSTLLKNLMDFQWDFI